Below is a window of Procambarus clarkii isolate CNS0578487 chromosome 43, FALCON_Pclarkii_2.0, whole genome shotgun sequence DNA.
gtgtgtgatctttgaTACGTTTTCCATGTCTGGATCCCGTAATAATTGCCAGTGTTAAAGAAGGATTTTATAGTGGTGAATTACAtaatttgttctcaataaactcatgttaaacttCCCATCTGTATCAATTGTTGAATCCCCGTAGCTTCTAATATAATTGGCTAACAACCGTCCCATAAATATTGACAGTTAAAGAAAGaggactctccaagtcaagcaatgtttcttgcctcgttgcttgatatagtaaatggagaaggcagatggtggcagagtAATTAAGCATTTCCTTGTTGgttacctttggttccggtgtaaaccATTAGTGGTGCTTTAATATATGGTGTACAAATTTAGCAAGGTTACattattaatgtttttttttatttttagtttatatgTATAGTGGTGTACATTGTACCGACATGGAAGTAGGCCATCAGTCGCTTGTTATCCTCACACATTTTTGCTCTATGACCTCATGACCATAATCTTTTCCGGCTTTTCCTCTCTTCCCTTAACAATCTGGTTCCTATCAATTTCAAACTTGaacgggaatctaattccctccttcctttccttGACGTTCATGTTCATAGCTCTGTGTCCGGGGTTCTctttctgtctaccgtaaacccatgcatagtggcatgtacatttacatattttcctaccatcctccttctgttaaaaaAGTGATCTCATATCTCTTTCTCTTCCTATGTGGTCTACGCATCAGTGATCCTTATCTTCTTGGTTATATTTCTTTATTTACAAATGTTtccctcgccttggttacccttacattttatcaactgtacgtattctcaagctaaacgtaATTTCGTTCATCTCAAACTtatttccaacactagtagcactgtgctcaccttcccttcatatctgaactgaaAAATCTCACTAATACCCTTCGTCCTCTTACCATAATGCTCGTCTTTCGACACACTAACACTCTTCGTAGTAATCTGgtccacactgctcctcctgttgCTAATGCtgttggtgtctactctatttcctgttcgtcttgtcctctccaatactctggggtaactggccgtacactgtatgacagacttaaggaacacaagagaagtgttaagtctgcagacacaaacaatgttctcttctgtcatgttagggactctaatcatcctattgattggtcttcctctaaaataatgtttcctgcctctactctacacaggcgCCGTGGTGGTGACGCGGCTCTGATACACCCAACATGAGCCTGAGTCCTGGctgtgttgctgtggactcttccctttcacagtacacactcaaatgctccaaccttcttaacaaacgtgacATTAAGCCTACCCCATTTTTCTTGCCCCCTTTCCTTTTCATTCTTACCTCATCCCATTCTTACCTCATCCCATTCTTACCTCATCCCATTCTTACCTCATCCCATTCTTACCTCATCCCATTCTTACCTCATCCCATTCTTACCTCATCCCATTCTTGCATTCATCCCATTCTTACCTCATCCTATTCGTACCTCCAAGGCCAAAaaatgtcgtactagaaaatggaaacggctcgcgaaattggcataatgtcccgttttctgttttgtgtcgtgtggtaggttaggataaggccgctttagtacgacagtttcttgacgttggggcacCTGAGGCGGACGGGCCGAGTACTTATATTAACGAGGAGGACCATCATTACATTGACGTACAAGGCAATTAgacagtagaaatcggtactattgaatttggacaaaccgacaAAGTTTGTGTACTGATGTTGCACgggaaacctaacttaacctccaTAGGCCTAAGACACGAAATCTGAGGCcaaatatagtacatgtgtgtgcgctatactaggcctaagaatatttaagtatatttttagctttattttttcggaCTTtgcaaagtgaatagtaccaacttGTACTATCTACTTAACCATTACGTCAGTGATGGTCCAGAGTTAGAACAATTACTATCTCAACAGGTGCACGGGTTGGTGTCAATATATCGCTAAGAGTCAGGCTGGCCTTTACCTGTCGCAAGTGAGAACAAAGTAACGAAGTAGATTGGAGGTTGAAAATGTTGTGCCCTTACAAGCACACCTCCGCCTTGTACCCTTACAAGCACACCTCCGCCTTGTACCCTTACAAGCACACCTCCGCCTTGTGCCCTTACAAGCACACCTCCGCCTTGTACCCTTACAAGCACACCTCCGCCTTGTGCCCTTACAACCACACCTCCGCCTTGTGCCCTTACAACCACACCTCCGCCTTGTGCCCTTACAACCACACCTCCGCCTTGTGCCCTTACAAGCACACCTCCGCCTTGTGCCCTTACAACCACACCTCCGCCTTGTGCCCTTACAAGCACACCTCCGCCTTGTGCCCTTACAAGCACACCTCCGCCTTGTGCCCTTACAAGCACACCTCCGCCTTGTGCCCTTACAACCACACCTCCGCCTTGTGCCCTTACAAGCACACCTCCGCCTTGTGCCCTTACAAGCACACCTCCGCCTTGTACCCTTACAAGCACACCTCCGCCTTGTGCCCTTACAAGCACACCTCCGCCTTGTGCCCTTACAACCACACCTCCGCCTTGTGCCCTTACAACCACACCTCCGCCTTGTGCCCTTACAAGCACACCTCCGCCTTGTACCCTTACAAGCACACCTCCGCCTTGTGCCCTTACAAGCACACCTCCGCCTTGTGCCCTTACAAGCACACCTCCGCCTTGTGCCCTTACAAGCACACCTCCGCCTTGTGCCCTTACAAGCACACCTCCGCCTTGTGCCCTTACAAGCACACCTCCACCTTGTACCCTTACAAGCACACCTCCGCCTTGTGCCCTTACAAGCACACCTCCGCCTTGTACCCTTACAAGCACACCTCCGCCTTGTGCCCTTACAAGCACACCTCCGCCTTGTGCCCTTACAACCACACCTCCGCCTTGTGCCCTTACAAGCACACCTCCGCCTTGTGCCCTTACAAACACACCTCCACCTTGTACCCTTACAAGCACACCTCCGCCTTGTGCCCTTACAAGCACACCTCCGCCTTGTGCCCTTACAACCACACCTCCGCCTTGTGCCCTTACAAGCACACCTCCGCCTTGTGCCCTTACAAGCACACCTCCGCCTTGTGCCCTTACAAGCACACCTCCGCCTTGTGCCCTTACAAGCACACCTCCGCCTTGTGCCCTTACAAGCACACCTCCGCCTTGTGCCCTTACAAGCACACCTCCGCCTTGTGCCCTTACAAGCACACCTCCGCCTTGTGCCCTTACAAGCACACCTCCGCCTTGTGCCCTTACAACCACACCTCCGCCTTGTGCCCTTACAAGCACACCTCCGCCTTGTGCCCTTACAAGCACACCTCCGCCTTGTGCCCTTACAAGCACACCTCCGCCTTGTGCCCTTACAAGCACACCTCCGCCTTGTGCCCTTACAAGCACACCTCCGCCTTGTGCCCTTACAAGCACACCTCCGCCTTGTGCCCTTACAAGCACACCTCCGCCTTGTGCCCTTACAAGCACACCTCCGCCTTGTGCCCTTACAAGCACACCTCCGCCTTGTGCCCTTACAAGCACACCTCCGCCTTGTGCCCTTACAAGCACACCTCCGCCTTGTGCCCTTACAAGCACACCTCCGCCTTGTGCCCTTACAAGCACACCTCCACCTTGTACCCTTACAAGCACACCTCCGCCTTGTGCCCTTACAAGCACACCTCCGCCTTGTGCCCTTACAAGCACACCTCCGCCTTGTGCCCTTACAAGCACACCTCCGCCTTGTGCCCTTACAAGCACACCTCCGCCTTGTACCCTTACAAGCACACCTCCGCCTTGTGCCCTTACAAGCACACCTCCGCCTTGTGCCCTTACAAGCACACCTCCGCCTTGTGCCCTTACAAGCACACCTCCGCCTTGTGCCCTTACAAGCACACCTCCACCTTGTACCCTTACAAGCACACCTCCGCCTTGTGCCCTTACAAGCACACCTCCGCCTTGTGCCCTTACAAGCACACCTCCGCCTTGTGCCCTTACAAGCACACCTCCGCCTTGTGCCCTTACAAGCACACCTCCGCCTTGTGCCCTTACAACCACACCTCCGCCTTGTGCCCTTACAAGCACACCTCCGCCTTGTGCCCTTACAAGCACACCTCCGCCTTGTGCCCTTACACGTACACCTCCGCCTTGTGCCCTTACAAGCACACCTCCGCCTTGTGCCCTTACAAGCACACCTCCGCCTTGTGCCCTTACAAGCACACCTCCGCCTTGTGCCCTTACAACCACACCTCCGCCTTGTGCCCTTACAACCACACCTCCGCCTTGTGCCCTTACAAGCACACCTCCGCCTTGTGCCCTTACAACCACACCTCCGCCTTGTGCCCTTACAACCACACCTCCGCCTTGTAGCCTTACACGTACACCTCCGCCTTGTACCCTTACAACCACACCTCCGCCTTGTGCCCTTACAACCACACCTCCGCCTTGTGCCCTTACAAGCACACCTCCGCCTTGTACCCTTACAACCACACCTCCGCCTTGTGCCCTTACAAGTACACCTCCGCCTTGTACCCTTACAACCACACCTCCGCCTTGTGCCCTTACAACCACACCTCCGCCTTGTGCCCTTACAAGCACACCTCCGCCTTGTACCCTTACAACCACACCTCCGCCTTGTGCCCTTACAAGCACACCTCCGCCTAGTAGCCTTACAACCACACCTCCGCCTAGTAGCCTTACAACCACACCTCCACCTTGTACCCTTACAAGCACACCTCCGCCTTGTGCCCTTACAACCACACCTCCGCCTTGTGCCCTTACAACCACACCTCCGCCTTGTGCCCTTACAACCACACCTCCACCTTGTACCCTTACAAGCACACCTCCGCCTTGTGCCCTTACAAGCACACCTCCGCCTTGTGCCCTTACAAGCACACCTCCGCCTTGTGCCCTTACAAGCACACCTCCGCCTTGTGCCCTTACAAGCACACCTCCGCTTATCTAAGTATTGGTGAAGAGAACACAATCGTAAGCATTGACTGTAACCTTCATCTCAATAAACTGAATAACACCACCCTGGCAATTTATTGAACTTTGTTTATTAAATTATGCTTTAATTTATTCTGTTAATGAGCTATGaatataaacaaatagttttgttttaaaattatgaagttTCCAATTGCTACTAAATCTGCAAACCTCGAATTAAAATAATCCAAGTAAATGTATATGTAAAAATATAGTTaaaatacaagattttcaataTATACAAATTTTCTAATTAAACTTTTGAGTCAAACATGCTTCAAAATGGCATTGACAGGTGGTGAGAAGGGGGCATGGAGGCGGGACAGGTTGAGAACCACTGTAATATAACTTCTCTCTGCACAGTTCTCAAGAGCTGGAAGCTCGTACTGGACTCGTGACAGACTTCTTAGTGGTCCGCAGTGAGGGGATCCTGGCCTGTTCCCAGCATCATCACGTGTTCCATACTCTTctgttcctcctgatgtggcggtCAAGCAACTCGCCTTGGGTCTTAGTTGTAATGTCTGTTTCAAATGGGTTTTCAGCTTCCCTCTTACTGAGTCTCGTTCCTGGTTCCCGTCTCTGTCCTCTGCTGCTGTTTTGTTAAGGTATTTCTTTCCTGCTCTCGTGCTTATGCACTTTTCTGTCTCACATCTTAGGTTAACTATAGGTCAGTCCAGTGTTTTTCGTTTTCCCTCTCTAAGCCAGCTGCCTCCCAGCATTTGTTGAAGTGCGCATGCGTGTGAACGTTTTCTATAAATGTATTTTTCTCTCCTCTTATCTTTTGAGGGAGCTTTTCTTCTTATTTTTTGATATACACAGATTGTTTTacgttcttgtacagtcactagcacgcatagcgttcctgtacagtcactagcacgcatagcgttcttgtacagtcactagcacgcatagcgttcttgtacagtcactagcacgcatagcgttcttgtacagtcactagcacgcatagcgttcttgtacagtcactagcacgcatagcgttcttgtacagtcactagcacgcatagcgttcttgtacagtcactagcacgcatagcgttcttgtacagtcactagcacgcatagcgttcttgtacagtcactagcacgcatagcgttcttgtacagtcactagcacgcatagcgttcttgtacagtcactagcacgcatagcgttcttgtacagtcactagcacgcatagcgttcctgtacagtcactagcacgcatagcgttcctgtacagtcactagcacgcatagcgttcctgtacagtcactagcacgcatagcgttcttgtacagtcactagcacgcatagcattcctgtacagtcactagcacgcatagcgttcctgtacagtcactagcacgcatagcgttcctgtacagtcactagcacgcatagcgttcctgtacagtcactagcacgcatagcgttcctgtacagtcactagcacgcatagcgttcctgtacagtcactagcacgcatagcgttcctgtacagtcactagcacgcatagcgttcctgtacagtcactagcacgcatagcgttcttgtacagtcactagcacgcatagcgttcctgtacagtcactagcacgcatagcgttcttgtacagtcactagcacgcatagcgttcttgtacagtcactagcacgcatagcgttcttgtacagtcactagcacgcatagcgttcttgtacagtcactagcacgcatagcgttcttgtacagtcactagcacgcatagcgttcttgtacagtcactagcacgcatagcgttcttgtacagtcactagcacgcatagcgttcttgtacagtcactagcacgcatagcgttcttgtacagtcactagcacgcatagcgttcttgtacagtcactagcacgcatagcgttcttgtacagtcactagcacgcatagcgttcttgtacagtcactagcacgcatagcgttcttgtacagtcactagcacgcatagcgttcttgtacagtcactagcacgcatagcgttcttgtacagtcactagcacgcatagcgttcttgtacagtcactagcacacatagcgttcttgtacagtcactagcacgcatagcgttcttgtacagtcactagcactcatagcgttcttgtacagtcactagcacgcatagcgttcttgtacagtcactagcacgcatagcgttcttgtacagtcactagcacgcatagcgttcttgtacagtcactagcacgcatagcgttcttgtacagtcactagcacgcatagcgttcttgtacagtcactagcacgcatagcgattCGGGCACGTGCTTAATCCATTTTTtttccggaatacgaccccggtTTAACAAccgggtacccattcactgctgctgggtgaacaggtgcgtacagttaaggattggcgcctagtcaatcctccccggccaaatATCACTCGCGAAGCGCGGGGCCAGTGTTACCACTGCACCGCGGGGCCAGTGTTACCACTGCACCGCGGGGCCAGTGTTACCACTGCACCGCGGGGCCAGTGTTACCACTGCACCGCGGGGCCAGTGTTACCACTGCACCGCGGGGCCAGTGTTACCACTGCACCGCGGGGCCAGTGTTACCACTGCACCGCGGGGCCAGTGTTACCACTGCACCGCGGGGCCAGTGTTACCACTGCACCGCGGGGCCAGTGTTACCACTGCACCGCGGGGCCAGTGTTACCACTGCACCGCGGGGCCAGTGTTACCACTGCACCGCGGGGCCAGTGTTACCACTGCACCGCGGGGCCAGTGTTACCACTGCACCGCGGGGCCAGTGTTACCACTGCACCGCGGGGCCAGTGTTACCACTGCACCGCGGGGCCAGTGTTACCACTGCACCGCGGGGCCAGTGTTACCACTGCACCGCGGGGCCAGTGTTACCACTGCACCGCGGGGCCAGTGTTACCACTGCACCGCGGGGCCAGTGTTACCACTGCACCGCGGGGCCAGTGTTACCACTGCACCGCGGGGCCAGTGTTACCACTGCACCGCGGGGCCAGTGTTACCACTGCACCGCGGGGCCAGTGTTACCACTGCACCGCGGGGCCAGTGTTACCACTGCACCGCGGGGCCAGTGTTACCACTGCACCGCGGGGCCAGTGTTACCACTGCACCGCGGGGCCAGTGTTACCACTGCACCGCGGGGCCAGTGTTACCACTGCACCGCGGGGCCAGTGTTACCACTGCACCGCGGGGCCAGTGTTACCACTGCACCGCGGGGCCAGTGTTACCACTGCACCGCGGGGCCAGTGTTACCACTGCACCGCGGGGACTGCAAGTTGTCGAGGGGAAAGTGTGATAATTTACGGGTGAGTCAGTGAGCATGGGGAGCTTTGAGGGTCCCACAGTGTTTACACAGTGGCTGAGTGGAGACTCGCGGGAGAGAGGCTTACTCACTGCCTCCTGAGGCACTGAGGCGGGGAGCTTTGAGGGTCCCACAGTGTTTACACAGTGGCTGAGTGGAGACTCGCGGGAGAGAGGCTTACTCACTGCCTCCTGAGGCACTGAGGCGGGGAGCTTTGAGGGTCCCACAGTGTTTACACAGTGGCTGAGTGGAGACTCGCGGGAGAGAGGCTTACTCAGTGCCTCCTGAGGCACTGAGGCGGGGAGCTTTGAGGGTCCCACAGTGTTTACACAGTGGCTGAGTGGAGACTCGCGGGAGAGAGGCTTACTCACTGCCTCCTGAGGCACTGAGGCGGGGAGCTTTGAGGGTCCCACAGTGTTTACACAGTGGCTGAGTGGAGACTCGCGGGAGAGAGGCTTACTCAGTGCCTCCTGAGGCACTGAGGCG
It encodes the following:
- the LOC138350047 gene encoding putative uncharacterized protein ENSP00000383309, whose amino-acid sequence is MESYDEASPVDKCGGVEEAEIDAAPRDSVSTPPPCTLTSTPPPCALTSTPPPCTLTSTPPPCALTTTPPPCALTTTPPPCALTTTPPPCALTSTPPPCALTTTPPPCALTSTPPPCALTSTPPPCALTSTPPPCALTTTPPPCALTSTPPPCALTSTPPPCTLTSTPPPCALTSTPPPCALTTTPPPCALTTTPPPCALTSTPPPCTLTSTPPPCALTSTPPPCALTSTPPPCALTSTPPPCALTSTPPPCALTSTPPPCTLTSTPPPCALTSTPPPCTLTSTPPPCALTSTPPPCALTTTPPPCALTSTPPPCALTNTPPPCTLTSTPPPCALTSTPPPCALTTTPPPCALTSTPPPCALTSTPPPCALTSTPPPCALTSTPPPCALTSTPPPCALTSTPPPCALTSTPPPCALTSTPPPCALTTTPPPCALTSTPPPCALTSTPPPCALTSTPPPCALTSTPPPCALTSTPPPCALTSTPPPCALTSTPPPCALTSTPPPCALTSTPPPCALTSTPPPCALTSTPPPCALTSTPPPCALTSTPPPCTLTSTPPPCALTSTPPPCALTSTPPPCALTSTPPPCALTSTPPPCTLTSTPPPCALTSTPPPCALTSTPPPCALTSTPPPCALTSTPPPCTLTSTPPPCALTSTPPPCALTSTPPPCALTSTPPPCALTSTPPPCALTTTPPPCALTSTPPPCALTSTPPPCALTRTPPPCALTSTPPPCALTSTPPPCALTSTPPPCALTTTPPPCALTTTPPPCALTSTPPPCALTTTPPPCALTTTPPPCSLTRTPPPCTLTTTPPPCALTTTPPPCALTSTPPPCTLTTTPPPCALTSTPPPCTLTTTPPPCALTTTPPPCALTSTPPPCTLTTTPPPCALTSTPPPSSLTTTPPPSSLTTTPPPCTLTSTPPPCALTTTPPPCALTTTPPPCALTTTPPPCTLTSTPPPCALTSTPPPCALTSTPPPCALTSTPPPCALTSTPPLI